Part of the Pangasianodon hypophthalmus isolate fPanHyp1 chromosome 9, fPanHyp1.pri, whole genome shotgun sequence genome is shown below.
atccctctctccctgtctctgtctctctccctctttctccccgtctctctctctccctctcgctctccctctttctccccgtctccctctcgctctccctgtctctgtctctctccctgtctctgtctctctccctgtctctgtctctctccctgtctccctctctccgtctctctccctctttctccccgtctccctctctttctccttgtctctctctctctctctctctccttccctctctctgtagtgatgtatacagtgacattgtgtgcttttttctaatgcatgtgttttattttcaccttCACCAATGTGGTcatttacatgcacacattAATCTTACTGAATTATCTgttgcagagtgtgtgtgtgtgtgtgtgtgtgtgtgtgagaaagagtgaaagtgtgtgctggtgtttgATAAGCGTGTTTAAAAATAAGGGGTTCCAGGAAACCTGTTTCCACAAAACTCAGACAGCATTTCCACTGTAAAAGAGCTCCACATCTCACCACACCTCCAGCAAATTCATTtagcaaacaaaaaagaagaagagaagaagaagtgtgTCTGAAAGTGCACTTTACTCAACAGGTAGCACACTAGACACATCTGAAAGCACAGTGTTGAATATCCAGTGTGCTATAACACTGTCTAATAATGAGGTGTCCTGTAAGGTGCAGAATAACGCACTTTAATGGTTCTGGGAAGGTGAAGGCCTTTGAAGTGCAGAGGTCAGGTGTAGCATCAGCACATTACACAGATAAAGTAATAGAAAGTGCACAGTGCCCGCCCCTGCAACACGACTGGCCAGTAATATCCGCCTGCTGCGCTATGACTGACGTTCTTCTTCTCGTACAACTTCCGCACAGACAGCGAAGTAACGTTATAAAACTAAACTTATAGAATCTAAACGATGTAAATTAAGTTATGAAATCGctcataaaataatttgtatttaataacTAAGTGAATGTTTTACTGAGTTAAAGTGTTTGTTATTAACATAATGCACTTATACACGAAAAGGACCACAGAATTAGAGCAGATGAATCATCTGTAAACCCATGTTAATGCGGTAATGCTCACCGTTGTAGGCGGTCCTGTGTTTGCAGAGCACATTTCCCACCACTCTGCGCAGGCTGGGCAGCGCGGGGTGCGTTCCGCTGCGGCTGCACGGAGCAGGAAGGCGGGTGTGAGAGCGGTAGAAGGCGCGGAGCAGCTCCCGGCTTTCCTTCTCCAGGTCCGGCATCAGAGGCTCCTCACGGCCGCTGGCCCCAACCTGTACCCGGTTCTCCCGCGGCAGCTCTCTCTCATTAATCCCGGGTTTAACAGGCCATCCGTCGGCCTCCTCCGTGTAGCCGTCCAGCTCCTCTTCGCGCTTCTGTGAGAAAGTCTGCGCTAGAGCTCTGAAACGGGAAACGCCAACAGCAGCGCCGCCGCCATTTTGAACTCCACAACACAGCAAACTCACCGGCGCTGTCCGATTCATCATACTCATACTCATGTCTGTACCTGGCTAGCTGTTTAATAATGTGAAGAAATCTCCTTTAAAATCGGGTGTATGTGGAAAGAAACGCTAAGCTACAGACTGTGAGTGTTCTGAGTACTCCCGGACTAGAATGAAATGGAAACGTCCAAACCTACCATGGCGTTTGCGTCACGCGTGCGTCACGAGTGCGTCAGGAAACTACCATATTTGGAATGGGCGCGCTCATTCCCTTTCCGCATTAAAAACAGTTGCTAGCATAATCTAGCTTTTAACTAACTAGCATGATCATTTTTACAGACGGGGTAAAGAATGACTGTAGACTGTAGTAAAAGAATCAGTGACTGTAAATTAGACAGAATGAtcagaaacatcaacatttccctcaggtGTGTTAAATTACTAAGCCTCAGTACAATTACTATTACAGTGGAATTACATTTATCATCAACTGCTAAAACAACAGACATGCATTCTGACCTCAGTCTGTCAAAATAcatcaataaatacagaaagaaagaaatgttctACACGTTCGTGAAGGATAGAGAAGGTTTATTCGGTTAAAAGTTATAATTTATTGGTTTattgaaaattatatataataaaatgttcatccACTTGATTACACCCGCTTCCCTCGCACACAGCGCTCGAGTAGCCCTAAGAGGCCAGGCAttattacttttctttcttgttttctcgtGATCATGACTTAATTTTCTCATGACATAATTTTATCATGAGAAAATCTCACACCTTGTGAATAGGACTGGTGTTCCATGCATGTTGGCGTCTTCACCGTTGTCATCGCCatcataatttaataattagtGATAAAGTTGTAGACCTGACAGCCTCCTTCTCAAGTGTCAGACGCTAATGTGGAAGTCGTCAATCACTGACAGACATAGAGCTATTTCAGCTTGAGTGAATCCCTAATCAAGcacaataaaaacatgtttatgttGAGTACACAGAAGAATATACacacaagaaaacacacacacaaacacacacgcgaacacacacatacacacaaatcaaCTGGCATGAGAAGAAGATTGAAAGCGTTAAGAAAAGACAGGTTTTAGCTGGGCTTTGAAGGTGGATAATGAAGAACAAAGTCATAGAGATTGAAGTAAAGAGCTCCAGAGTTGAGTTCTGCCCCCAGCAGTGACCAGTCTGAATTTTGGGACGGCTAAGagtttacagttttatatgTAAGTAGAAGAACTTTAAACTGGATGCACAGTGAAACAGGTAGCCGATGTAACTGATAGAGGACTGGGGTAATATGAGCAGATTATTTTGAACGAAAGAGAATTCTAGCTGCAAAGTTTTGAATGCGTTGAATGCACAGGGTTTTATCAGGaattaaataaagtgagagTTACATGGACATGGCATGGACCAGAGTTTCTGCATCCATCTTATTAAGCATGAGGATGAAGACATGCAATGTTTCAGAGGTGGAAAAACGAGCTTTTGACCtaatgatttatatttctcAAGGGTAACAAACTGAGATCTGTTAGTTATATAGAAGATGAGCCAGCTGAGTCAGTAATGCCAATAGCAGACAGACAGGACATGAGTTCGTCATGGTTTACAGTATCAAATTTCAGCACATAAATATAGGAGAAGAAGGATACTGAGGGCACCGGAATCAGCAAAGAGGAGGCGAATATTAAGAACACGTAAGAAAGCAGTCTCAGTACTGTGGATTCAATGAAAACCAGATCGGAAAGGTTTGTAAAGGTTGTTACTGTCTAGGAAAAATTGCAGTTGAGAGGCTATAACCCTTGACTATGAAGGGGAGATTCAAGATCGGTCGATAGTGCTCCAGAATGGCAGTATCAAGAccaggggtctcatttatcaaagtgtgtgtaaaacaagTACTAAATTTGTGCAGAAGGAGCTGTCCCTATGCACTATAAATTTGATATATATCACACGTTCACAGCTGTCCACAATGGCTATTGCTAATTCCCACTCATTCTAAACTGATGCAcgctcaagtctccatcagtgaacagttaataacttcaacaaaatagtcTTCAcatgtaaactataatgaatttcttgtttacacaattgcactatttgtccatgtagtacacagtaatagaagggaatgatttataatcgcactatcgggtgtcactcagatgaggatggttcctcctgagtctggttcctctcaaggtttcttcctcatatcatctcagggagtttttcctcactacCATCAGCTCTGGCttctcattagagataaattcatacatttaaaatttatatccggaatttatatatttctttaaagctgctttgtgacaatgtccactgttgaaagcgctatacaaataaaattgtattgaattgaactgtattgaattgaatggaaCATGGCCAAAGATCTAAGAAGATGAACTTCACTGACAATGAAATAAAGGCAGCACTGACAAGAACTGTAGAGAAGCTCCTTTTTACCCTCTCAGGTCATAAACCATCTCTGAACATGAAAGTACCTAGGGTCAAAATGACCCACAACATCATCTTTGTTTACAAATATTGTACAGACTTTCCACGACATGTCAATAACTTTTCATGTTCATGACTCTAAATGAGGAAAAATCAAACAATTtcagggagaaaaagagaggcaaCCAGTATTTCAGACTACTCAAAAATGTAAATGGGTCAATTGACCTGTAACATAATAGTCTGTTTTCAGTTACAGTGTTGGTGAAATGAGTcggttcctgttgtcacttatgttatacacagcaaaatccccagtgttgaattaacaccaagagtgttgaattaacaccctACAGTGATTATATATGTCCAATTGGACATAAAGGAACTCTGAAAGTGTTAAATCAACACTTAGTTCAGCActggggattttgctgtgtagcagctatatacagtcgttccctcaccagcttctcttttttctttcttttgaatttaataagacaaaaaaaagcttgtcatgttacagagaaactgcaaagtgtaaactccagctttacctcggactgttacaaagcgctgacactgaagactccttccataaatgtttaataatgtctccttacagaaaacttaaacaccatatcaacaattacaatccACAACTCAGcaatgctgtggtgtaaatgttatTAACAAATACAATGTAAAGACAGCAGTAGAAGAGGTGAAGCGCTCACATTTCACAATGTTGCTGATTCACAAGTAGAAATTGTATAagctaatatttattatttattacttattatttacaCAGATTCACACAGCTGCTCTTTCTGGAAGGTTCGGTGGAATTCGATATTGCTGATGAAAACAACTGTAGAACCCCTCCTGTAGAACCCCTCCATGTTCTTCCTCCAACACATGATCCGTCTTTTCACACTGACTCGACTcaacttctgtgtgtgtgtgtgtgtgtgtgtgtgtgactcagcaTATAGTAGTCATTTGATCTGCCTCAAAGAAGCAAATgaactgctctctctcttacacacacacacctagcaGTTCAACCCTCACccagaaatacacacatgcacacacacactgttacag
Proteins encoded:
- the mcl1a gene encoding induced myeloid leukemia cell differentiation protein Mcl-1a is translated as MSMSMMNRTAPVSLLCCGVQNGGGAAVGVSRFRALAQTFSQKREEELDGYTEEADGWPVKPGINERELPRENRVQVGASGREEPLMPDLEKESRELLRAFYRSHTRLPAPCSRSGTHPALPSLRRVVGNVLCKHRTAYNGMVQRLFDQSNGLDSVSSVLSGVFSDSVVSWGRIASVLALGAVVCERLKQDCVKEHAEECVDIVASRISSYLSTELQHWFINNNGWAGFVEFFHVEDPESTVRNALMAVAGLGIGACLLTLMR